In Mycolicibacterium nivoides, the DNA window TATTCGATGATCACGGTGTCGTTCCCGGTGGAGTGCTGGAAGCAGCCACGGGTGCCCGATTCCGGTGCGACATCGTTGGACTGCGTCGCCGAGCCCGTGCCGTGACCGAGGCCGAAGCCGCGACGACGATTCTGCGCGCTGCCCGTTGGGTGGACGTGGCCGGCGGCCAGGTCCGGACCCCTGCGGTCGTGCTCATCGAGGGCAACCGGATCTCCGCGGTCAACCCCGAAGGGCCACTGCCGGATTCGGCCACCGTCATCGATCTGGGTGACGCCACCCTGCTGCCCGGCTTGATGGACATGGAGCTCAACCTGCTGATCGGCGGACCGGGCAATCCCGGCGGTCTGCCGACCCCCATGCACGGCGTGCAGGACGACCCGGCGTATCGGACCCTGCGCGGCGCCGTCAATGCCCGCACCACACTGGATGCCGGGTTCACCACCGTCCGCAATCTGGGCCTGATGGTCAAGACCGGCGGTTACCTGCTCGACGTCGCCTTGCAGCGGGCGATCGACCAGGGTTGGCACCAGGGACCGCGCATCTTCCCGGCCGGTCACGCCGTCACGCCCTATGGCGGGCACCTCGATCCCACGGTGTTCCAGCGGCTGGCACCGGGCATCATGCCGCTGTCGGTCGCCGAGGGCATCGCCAACGGAGTGCCGGATGTCATCGCATGCGTCCGCTACCAGATCCGCCACGGCGCCAAGCTGATCAAGGTGTCGGCATCGGGTGGCGTGATGTCCCACAGCACCGCGCCGGGCGCCCAGCAGTACTCCGATGCCGAGTTCGCCGCGATCGCCGACGAGGCTCACCGCGCCGGTGTCAAGGTCGCAGCTCACGCCGTCGGGGACACCGCGATCCAGGCGTGCATCCGGGCCGGCATCGACTGCATCGAACACGGATTCCTGGCCAGTGACGAGACAATTCAGATGATGGTCGACCACGGCACCTTCCTGGTCTCGACCACCTATCTCACCGATGCGATGGCTATCGACCGCATCGCACCCGAACTGCGCAAGAAGGCCCTCGACGTCTTCCCACGGGCGAAAGCCATGCTGCCCAAGGCCATTGACGCCGGGGTGCGCATCGCCTGTGGCACCGACGCGCCCGCGGTCCCACACGGCGAGAACGCCAGGGAATTGTGTGCCCTCGTCGAACGCGGCATGACCCCGATGCAGGCGTTGCACGCCGCGACGGTGGTGGCCGCGGACTTGGTCGATGCCGCCGACGAGCTGGGGCAGCTGGCCCCGGGCTACCTGGCCGACGTCATCGCCGTTCCCGGCGATCCCAGCGTGGACATCGCGACGACGCTCG includes these proteins:
- a CDS encoding metal-dependent hydrolase family protein — protein: MTEAEAATTILRAARWVDVAGGQVRTPAVVLIEGNRISAVNPEGPLPDSATVIDLGDATLLPGLMDMELNLLIGGPGNPGGLPTPMHGVQDDPAYRTLRGAVNARTTLDAGFTTVRNLGLMVKTGGYLLDVALQRAIDQGWHQGPRIFPAGHAVTPYGGHLDPTVFQRLAPGIMPLSVAEGIANGVPDVIACVRYQIRHGAKLIKVSASGGVMSHSTAPGAQQYSDAEFAAIADEAHRAGVKVAAHAVGDTAIQACIRAGIDCIEHGFLASDETIQMMVDHGTFLVSTTYLTDAMAIDRIAPELRKKALDVFPRAKAMLPKAIDAGVRIACGTDAPAVPHGENARELCALVERGMTPMQALHAATVVAADLVDAADELGQLAPGYLADVIAVPGDPSVDIATTLDVRFVMKDGVIYKNTVR